ACTGGGTTTGTCGAAGCCTTCAAAAGCTCCCTTCATATAAAAGGTGGGACGAAGAGATCGAACTAAACCCaccaaagaaaataaacaaaacgaAATCCCAGCGTTAAAATTAACTTCAAAATGATCTAAGGATCGGTTCATGTTAAATGAGTGATTTCCACACGTCATTTTTCTTTCGTCTGCACACATTTAGACTTAaacgacaaaaataaaaataaaatgtagaACGAGAAAATGTGTGCGTAAATCGCTTCCCCGCTCTAAATGTTCTGTCAGAAAGGTCTGAACCTCTTGGAGCCAACAGATGGAGGACTAATCTGAGGAACCGTGAAGCCGTCATCCATCCACATTCTGTTGCTGGCTTTCATGTTTGTACCCTCCTTTGTCTCTTCGAAGCCAACGAACCCACCGCCCATCTGTGAATATTGATACGGAGGTGCTTGTGATGCCTGTGGGACCCATATCCCCATATTTTCCGACGAGAAAGAGTTCAGATTGCTTTCCGGATAGGTTTCCGAAAACGACAGCATCATATCATTGTCGACCTGCCATAACCaataaaacaaaatgcaaaatgtcAGATCCAGCAGACTAATTAACTAATTGATGACAGATTAACAAAACTCAAAGGAGAAGTGATTTCTGCAAACTCATTCTCTCTTATCGTTGTTagtatgaaataaatcaaacgaGAATCAAGAGACTTGAAACAAACAGAAGTGTGCAGAAATCATTTTCCAACCCGTATTTGGAAATTTCAAGAACAAATAGGGAAGAACGAGATCAATCAATGCAAACCTTAGAGAAACCAAACGGGGCATTagaaaaatcaagaaaatccTCAACATGCCAGCCCGGAAGCGTCTCTATCAAGTACTCGGATATGGTACTAGTCGCACCCACCAAATTTCCACCGCCTTTGTCGATTGCAGCGGTTGAAGTTGAATTCTTGACAGAAATAGGAGGTGGGTTTGGATTTGAAATTGCAGGGGAGGCGGCGGAAACAGATTTCTTGGTTGAAGGTTGATGCTTTTTGAGATCGGTAGAGGCGGTTTCAGAACTAGCAGTTGCTACAGTTGGCCGCGGCTGCGAAGATTTGTAGAGGGCGGAGGTGGCGGAGAGCTTAATACCTGTAAGAAGATATCGGTTGTGCTTCCGGGTGTGCTCGTTGGCGTTGTGAATTGGAAGGTCGCACTCTCTGCACAGAATCGCTCTGTCCTGCTGGCAAAACAAGAAGGCTCTTCTCTCCTGTAGATGAAGATTAAGAAACCCAAATCAGAAAATCGAGCGACCATTGTTTAGAGGGTAGAGCCGTAGAGGGAGGATATATACAGTAGCAATCGAGCGCTAACAAGTCAGTAAGTTAATATATACCTGACAGATATCGCAGACGGGGAACTCCTTAGACGAGGGGTGGACGAGAGAGAAACGGTGGTGCTTGGAAGCGAGCTTATTGGCGTGGTGGACACGGTGGTCGCAGGCGTCGCAGAGGGCGGCCTCGTCGGCAGTGCAGAACACCGAAGCGTCGTCCTTGTTACACACATCACACTGGATCTTCATCAGTTTTGAACTTCCAGAACAGAAAGAGAAGCTAAATCTAAGGGAAATAGGTAAAGAGGAAAAGGAGGCAGTAGGAGTGGACGTTCTTTAAAGAAAGCAGAGGACACTTAAAAGAGAACAAATATGAGGAGAGTAAAAAGTACCGGCGAGTAATAAAATATCGACAGGGATAATGGGAAATCTTGGGGAACTATTTATggtcctttctctctctaactttaACAGAGCGAGAATGGTGGAGTGAGCGAGTAAAAGGAAGATGCTGAGAGGTTAGAAGGGTTGGGAGGTGGTTGctttattaaatggttttggtCAGTGAATATTTAACAAATTACAGTTGCCCAATTTAGCTGTGAAGTGAGAGTGGGATAAAAGCTCCATATAATTTGGGGTTCGTTTGCTTCCTACTTTTAGGTTCCggtttaattgtttttcatttccggCTTTGGTAATTGGTTCGTCTTTTGGGCAAGCGTGTGTGTGCGAGGAAGTGACGAAGTCGGggtagggttagggttagggttatgGCAAAGACCAATGCTAATGTGACTAATGTGATATTGTTTCAAAACTAATATGGCAAAATTAAAATACGTAGTAACTTGTGATACTATGTGCCACTATTACATTGACATTTCTGTTTTGTATGTGTTTTTTACGTACACGAGATCATTTTTATACGATCGAGTATGATTAAAactataaaatttcaaatttttgtgtAAATCGCTGAATGAATCACGTCATCATGTTGTTGTActcaaaattttttttctccCAACAATGGTGCAATTTTCTACTTTTACTTCTTTCTCAAATTGCTCTTAATCAATCAATAAATAATTGGTTCATCGTGAATTCCAAGTTGAGTAATcacattttagtttttatttagtCTTTTGATTATAGTAGTTATATGGGACCACCTTATTATACCCATGCTGGCTCGACATTGCATCTGATATCATGTGATCTCCAAATCTTGGAGGAGGGCTTTGTTTATCTGAGCAAGACCTCGAACCTGCTAACATTGCTAGCTATTACTTTCTCACCACTCCAACAATAACAATTAAACATTATCTTATTAAGTAgagtcggctatatgaatcttataacgtttatgcattcaatttttcgtcaattCTGCTATTAGCTCAAGTACTACTACCCCGCCACTCCAcacactaaaaaaattaaacgtGGAAATTCATTTAAATTCATCGAAGACTGAATATTAACATGAAATACATACATAGATACATTGTGGTGGTGTGACAACACAAGATCGAGAAGATATCATGTGATCTtacgtcttcttcttcttatgtcTTTGGTTATTCGAAAAGGAATAAGGATCTTTCATATATATAGTTCATACCCTTATATAATTGATTGCGAAAGTGACCAAATTGAATGTGCTTTTCCTTTGAGGTTGGCATGCATGGAATATATATGGACAGAATAAGCTCAGACATGAATATTAAACTACTGATTGATAGCACTCTTCAATAAGATTGTGTTGGGTGTATAGATACTAATATCTAGTTAGATAAGATCACTAAAATCACTGAAGTTCCTATTAACTAAAAACaatttcaactattttaaaaacGGTTCAAAATGAGCACTTATTGTGGTGCTacaatattattttattgtgaAGCACTAAACAATAGAGGTCCATTCCATTATGAAAGCTAACAACTTTTTAGTAAAttgattatatttttttaatacatacgatattatatatatattaagggaTTGATGAATAAGCTAAAATTCACAATGAACTAACCATAATAATTTAGTTCGAATTCGttttttgaagaaaatcaaacttaaaacttctcacttaagtacaagtgaaaatgaataaacACCAAACTATAGCgcaaagtaaataaaaataaaacatggcAAACATCCACTCTAAAAGATTTTTTATGGTTAAAAAGAGGAGGAGGGTCGGATTACATATTTAAATGAAATACAATATTATTAGCCTATTAGGGTTCTGGTAAGTGGAGTATTATACAAAACATATTTTATATTGCCACCAGATCTAGATTATTGTTGAAGTTTCGAGCAATAAGCGAATCTCGAATCctctattattatttttttatcggGAATTAAGGATCATGGGACCGCTTCGCTCTTTAAAATTGGGGGATGGGGTGGCTTCAACTTTGTATCTGTGAAATCATGGACGTCTTTATGGTAGGCATGGAAAAGTAGGCCAGACTCTGCCTTGAGTCTCGGCTGTCTCGACGGTTGTATTTTGTGTATATGTACATAACGAAGACATCCCCATGCATGTTGCTATCGCCCTTTTCTGGGGGCTAGTACGACTGCTGAAAGCTATTTCTGCACCGCCGACGAACCTTGACCTAACTTTTATCAAGCACCGAACTCGTCCTAATACTGTGCCAGCCCCAATAACTACAATTTGGttaattttgctttttcatTTGGATACAATTCTATGCATCCTTTTCCCCGGAGGTTTTTTATATAGGAacatttgatctttaattttatACAATATTTTCTTCGAATGGCAGTATGGGCAGATACCTGAGAACCCAGTTTACCCTTTGATATTCTAACACCacgaagaaaattgaaatttttaacTCTAAAACTTGGTAATAAGTCTAAGGGAGTGACCCAACTTACCCTAACCATAGATTAGCCCTAATACACACATGCAAAATCTCATAGTTTTTCGACATGAAAACAACAATTTACATCCTCACACATTATAGATGACAATTTGCCTATAAAAATATGAacatgattattgattaattactACTTAATGAATAACTTAGTAGCAAAAGTACATATTCTTTTGgcaaaatttatatgaaattcaACTCGTTAAAGTTTGACGGTAAGATATGGTACTTATGACGAGAGGGAATCGGTCACCCAGCAGCATCCTACCTATTTGGGACAAGGAACGATattctttatgtttttttctgGAAGAATATGAAGCTTTAGAGGTCTTGAGAATTTGGAGGTTTTGTGCAAAATTTAGATGGAGGCCCTTCATTTTTTAATactgtattttttttgttatttttttttcaatttgtatctataaaatttaaatactaCAAATTAGAGCACAACTTTGAGTGGACAAGAGTGTTTCCTGTCTTGAAAGGTCTTCAGTTCGAAATATGTTGCATGGTTTTTTGTGTAAAACTTATCAACTTTTTAAGTTAATAAATttgcaaaacttaaaaataGCAAAGTAgttctacaatttttttttcaatttgtatctataaaatttaaatactaCAAATTAGAGCACCACTTTGAGTGGATAAGAGTGTTTCCTGTCTTGAAAGGTCTTCAGTTCAAAATATGTTGCATGGTTTTTTGTGTAAAACTTATCAACTTTTTAAGTTAATAAAtttgcaaaacttaaaaaaatagcaaaatagTTCTACAAGAACTCGGGCCATGTACAAGAAGATTGAAGGCCTACACCACTAGAGATGGTGTGGTGATTATTATTATCTTACACATTTAAGTCTATAATAGGTATTTGTTTACATGTAAAGAAACTTTGGGGGCCCTATGAGGTGGCACATTTTCACACTCTCAGGGCCGGCTCTGTCTATgagtttctaaaaaaaaatattattattattattctatgATTATTAGTTTGATAATTAAAGTATATAGTGTTTATTGTATAATAGATTATTTGAAAATATCTATCTAATCAAGTAGACTGGAACCCCTTGACAAAGACCTAGCTACATATTAACGCATACTAGCTGGTGGTGGAGTAGAGATTTAAACACAAAACATCGAACGTAGGAATAAATATATTTCACTATTTCAACTCTAG
Above is a window of Malus sylvestris chromosome 15, drMalSylv7.2, whole genome shotgun sequence DNA encoding:
- the LOC126601469 gene encoding B-box zinc finger protein 21-like; the protein is MKIQCDVCNKDDASVFCTADEAALCDACDHRVHHANKLASKHHRFSLVHPSSKEFPVCDICQERRAFLFCQQDRAILCRECDLPIHNANEHTRKHNRYLLTGIKLSATSALYKSSQPRPTVATASSETASTDLKKHQPSTKKSVSAASPAISNPNPPPISVKNSTSTAAIDKGGGNLVGATSTISEYLIETLPGWHVEDFLDFSNAPFGFSKVDNDMMLSFSETYPESNLNSFSSENMGIWVPQASQAPPYQYSQMGGGFVGFEETKEGTNMKASNRMWMDDGFTVPQISPPSVGSKRFRPF